One genomic window of Solanum dulcamara chromosome 12, daSolDulc1.2, whole genome shotgun sequence includes the following:
- the LOC129876567 gene encoding protein S40-7-like isoform X1: MDQNGVVSFRHRQSPSSDRFLGVFSPPLSDASLGGGIDEPVADDDELNEDDVFWTGRVLTESQLRSTSPSRNSFRQPEKFGILAALAEDQQKTNLPVVRRKPSIASSPSSTESIPQSPISSSPSTVIPFSRAFPSIPKPPSGNNNFNHSKSMPARNFQHSAPVNVPMMAKKTPKHSDLAEVEIEDDDADDEMLPPHEMVARGSMRSPRTTFSVLEGVGRTLKGRDLRQVRNAVWRQTGNEEILLQISSVSYVA; this comes from the exons ATGGATCAAAACGGCGTCGTTAGCTTCCGCCACCGTCAATCTCCATCCTCCGATCGGTTTCTCGGCGTCTTCTCCCCGCCGTTGAGTGATGCTTCTCTCGGCGGTGGGATAGATGAACCAGTCGCCGATGATGATGAGCTCAACGAAGATGACGTGTTCTGGACTGGAAGAGTTTTGACTGAATCTCAACTCCGTTCTACTTCTCCTTCACGAAATAGTTTCCGGCAGCCTGAGAAGTTCGGTATTCTCGCGGCATTAGCGGAGGATCAACAGAAAACTAATCTGCCTGTTGTACGTCGGAAGCCTTCAATCGCTTCCTCGCCTTCTAGTACGGAGTCGATCCCGCAATCGCCGATTTCATCTTCGCCTTCTACTGTGATACCGTTTTCACGTGCCTTTCCTTCGATTCCTAAGCCTCCATCAGGTAACAATAATTTTAATCACTCAAAATCCATGCCGGCGAGGAATTTCCAGCACTCAGCTCCTGTCAATGTTCCAATGATGGCGAAGAAGACACCAAAGCATAGCGACCTAGCTGAAGTTGAAATTGAAGACGATGATGCTGACGATGAGATGTTACCGCCGCACGAGATGGTGGCCCGAGGATCAATGAGGTCTCCTAGAACCACTTTCTCGGTGCTGGAAGGTGTTGGAAGAACTCTCAAGGGAAGGGATCTTCGTCAGGTTCGCAATGCTGTGTGGCGCCAAACAG GCAATGAAGAAATACTTTTACAAATTTCTTCAGTTTCTTATGTGGCCTAA
- the LOC129876567 gene encoding protein S40-7-like isoform X2: MDQNGVVSFRHRQSPSSDRFLGVFSPPLSDASLGGGIDEPVADDDELNEDDVFWTGRVLTESQLRSTSPSRNSFRQPEKFGILAALAEDQQKTNLPVVRRKPSIASSPSSTESIPQSPISSSPSTVIPFSRAFPSIPKPPSGNNNFNHSKSMPARNFQHSAPVNVPMMAKKTPKHSDLAEVEIEDDDADDEMLPPHEMVARGSMRSPRTTFSVLEGVGRTLKGRDLRQVRNAVWRQTGFQD, from the coding sequence ATGGATCAAAACGGCGTCGTTAGCTTCCGCCACCGTCAATCTCCATCCTCCGATCGGTTTCTCGGCGTCTTCTCCCCGCCGTTGAGTGATGCTTCTCTCGGCGGTGGGATAGATGAACCAGTCGCCGATGATGATGAGCTCAACGAAGATGACGTGTTCTGGACTGGAAGAGTTTTGACTGAATCTCAACTCCGTTCTACTTCTCCTTCACGAAATAGTTTCCGGCAGCCTGAGAAGTTCGGTATTCTCGCGGCATTAGCGGAGGATCAACAGAAAACTAATCTGCCTGTTGTACGTCGGAAGCCTTCAATCGCTTCCTCGCCTTCTAGTACGGAGTCGATCCCGCAATCGCCGATTTCATCTTCGCCTTCTACTGTGATACCGTTTTCACGTGCCTTTCCTTCGATTCCTAAGCCTCCATCAGGTAACAATAATTTTAATCACTCAAAATCCATGCCGGCGAGGAATTTCCAGCACTCAGCTCCTGTCAATGTTCCAATGATGGCGAAGAAGACACCAAAGCATAGCGACCTAGCTGAAGTTGAAATTGAAGACGATGATGCTGACGATGAGATGTTACCGCCGCACGAGATGGTGGCCCGAGGATCAATGAGGTCTCCTAGAACCACTTTCTCGGTGCTGGAAGGTGTTGGAAGAACTCTCAAGGGAAGGGATCTTCGTCAGGTTCGCAATGCTGTGTGGCGCCAAACAGGTTTTCAGGATTGA
- the LOC129877702 gene encoding uncharacterized protein LOC129877702, with product MSSICRTGRRLLNRVLTISTPYIHRPHRSIATVAFEEVRSSPEKPYDCTAFIIHGLLGSGRNWRSFSRSLASSLSADGVNWRMVLVDLRNHGNSAKIEGFVPPHDMENAAKDVANLMNSQGWDWPDVVIGHSMGGKVALQYAESCSRGAYGQSARLPKQLWVLDSVPGKVNPEDSNREVEKVMQTLQSLPSSIPSRKWLVDHMLKLGFSKALSEWLGSNLEKSGDNMMWTFNIKAAVEMFDSYREEDYWPLLEHPPKGTEIAIVRAEKSDRWDSETVQKLESIASNGTGGSEGKMSYHLLPNSGHWVHVENPKGLLEIITPKLASLV from the exons ATGTCGAGCATTTGCAGAACGGGCCGTAGACTATTGAACCGGGTTCTCACCATATCGACGCCGTATATCCATCGGCCACACCGTTCCATCGCCACCGTAGCTTTCGAAGAAGTCCGGTCTTCGCCGGAAAAACCTTACGATTGTACAGCTTTTATAATCCACGGCCTCTTAGGTTCCGGTCGAAACTGGCGATCCTTCTCTCGTTCTCTCGCTTCCTCCCTTTCTGCAG ATGGCGTAAATTGGAGGATGGTTCTTGTGGATTTGCGGAATCATGGGAACTCTGCTAAAATTGAAGGCTTCGTGCCACCGCATGATATGGAAAATGCAGCAAAAGATGTCGCTAATTTGATGAATTCACAGGGTTGGGATTGGCCTGATGTTGTTATAGGGCATTCCATGGGTGGCAAAGTTGCCTTGCAATATGCTGAGAGCTGTTCTCGTGGGGCATACGGACAATCGGCTCGATTGCCCAAGCAG CTCTGGGTATTGGATTCTGTCCCTGGAAAGGTGAACCCTGAAGATAGCAACAGAGAAGTAGAGAAAGTTATGCAGACGCTGCAGAGCCTACCTTCATCAATCCCATCTCGAAA ATGGCTGGTAGATCACATGTTGAAACTTGGGTTTTCTAAGGCATTGTCAGAATGGCTGGGCAGCAATCTTGAGAAATCAGGGGATAACATGATGTGGACGTTTAATATTAAAGCTGCTGTAGAGATGTTTGATTCTTACAG GGAGGAAGATTATTGGCCTTTGCTGGAGCACCCACCTAAAGGGACAGAGATAGCGATTGTGCGTGCTGAGAAAAGTGATAGGTGGGATTCAGAGACTGTCCAGAAACTCGAAAGCATTGCCTCTAATGGAACTGGTGGATCCGAAGGCAAGATGTCATATCATCTCCTTCCCAACTCTGGTCATTGGGTTCATGTCGAAAATCCAAAGGGGCTTCTTGAAATTATAACTCCCAAATTAGCTTCTCTTGTTTAG
- the LOC129877698 gene encoding 40S ribosomal protein S14-2-like has protein sequence MSRRKTREPKEETVTLGPATREGELVFGVAHIFASFNDTFIHVTDLSGRETMVRITGGMKVKADRDESSPYAAMLAAQDVSQRCKELGINALHIKLRATGGNKTKTPGPGAQSALRALARSGMKIGRIEDVTPIPTDSTRRKGGRRGRRL, from the exons ATG TCGAGGAGAAAGACCAGGGAGCCCAAGGAAGAGACTGTTACCCTTGGACCAGCAACCAGGGAGGGTGAATTGGTCTTTGGTGTCGCTCACATTTTTGCCTCTTTCAACGACACATTCATT CATGTGACTGATTTGTCTGGTCGGGAAACAATGGTTCGCATTACTG GTGGAATGAAGGTGAAGGCTGACAGAGATGAATCTTCTCCTTATGCTGCAATGCTTGCAGCACAAGATGTTTCTCAACGATGCAAG GAGCTTGGAATTAATGCTCTTCACATTAAGCTTCGGGCTACAGGAGGGAACAAAACTAAGACTCCTGGTCCTGGTGCCCAGTCTGCTCTTAGAGCCCTTGCTCGATCTGGAATGAAAATTGGACGCATAG AGGATGTTACGCCTATTCCCACTGACAGTACCCGGAGAAAGGGTGGTAGAAGAGGAAGGAGGCTGTGA